A stretch of Brassica rapa cultivar Chiifu-401-42 chromosome A08, CAAS_Brap_v3.01, whole genome shotgun sequence DNA encodes these proteins:
- the LOC103833363 gene encoding uncharacterized protein LOC103833363: MSIKYFFFFMVFFCVVVSASAQLPQFPIPFPFPLPFQPSPGIPGLPDVAKCWSSVMDIPGCIIEIYTSILTGQFGHVGPSCCKAFLEAEANCLPKLPFNLLFPLKEQCSRIAKAAPPTTK; this comes from the coding sequence ATgtctattaaatatttttttttctttatggtGTTTTTCTGTGTTGTAGTTTCTGCCAGTGCTCAACTACCCCAGTTTCCCATCCCATTTCCTTTTCCACTCCCATTCCAACCAAGTCCCGGTATTCCCGGATTACCTGATGTAGCAAAATGTTGGTCTTCAGTGATGGATATTCCAGGATGCATTATAGAGATTTACACATCCATACTCACAGGACAATTCGGACATGTAGGTCCTTCTTGTTGCAAAGCATTTTTGGAAGCCGAAGCCAATTGCTTACCGAAACTTCCATTCAACTTACTTTTTCCACTCAAAGAACAATGTTCAAGAATTGCTAAAGCAGCTCCTCCTACCACAAAATAG
- the LOC117127310 gene encoding uncharacterized protein LOC117127310, whose protein sequence is YLEKSFFFFFLGLIVSIKYVFFFMVVVCIVVSANAQLPQFPILFPLPLPFQPSPGIPGLPDVANCWSSVMGIPGCIIEIYTSILTGQFGHVGPSCCKAFLEAEANCLPKLPFNPLFPLKEQCLRIAKAAPPTTK, encoded by the coding sequence TATTTGGAgaaatctttcttcttcttttttcttggtCTCATAGTGTctattaaatatgtttttttctttatggtGGTTGTCTGTATTGTAGTCTCTGCCAATGCTCAACTACCCCAGTTTCCCATCCTATTTCCTCTTCCACTCCCATTCCAACCAAGTCCCGGTATTCCCGGATTACCTGATGTAGCAAATTGTTGGTCTTCAGTGATGGGTATTCCAGGATGCATTATAGAGATTTACACATCCATACTCACAGGACAATTCGGACATGTAGGTCCTTCTTGTTGCAAAGCATTTTTGGAAGCCGAAGCCAATTGCTTACCTAAACTTCCATTCAACCCACTTTTTCCTCTCAAAGAACAATGTTTAAGAATTGCTAAAGCAGCTCCTCCTACCACAAAATAG